Proteins encoded together in one Oryzias latipes chromosome 11, ASM223467v1 window:
- the LOC101174845 gene encoding chromodomain-helicase-DNA-binding protein 4 isoform X2, whose translation MSGSEDDRDDYGARDDRLIMQDDEEEEISENETPKVRKKKKAKKSKESKSSKRRSRREELAISSPEPMDIGGIEDGGEGPGQRSDSEGSDYTPGRKKKKRGGSSKEKKRNSAGVDRSSSKRKEPEPEEDDDEDDDDCSEPKSSSQLLDDWGMEDIDHVFTEEDYRSLTNYKAFSQFVRPLIAAKNPKIAVSKMMMVLGAKWREFSTNNPLRGAAAANAALATANVPAAVDTMVAEVTPAAPPPPAPAEPQQAAAPPLRKAKTKEGKGPNARKKSKPVPKPQEKKNNTKTKKVAPLKIKLGGFNSKRKRSSSEEDEPDADSDYENGSLNSVSISESSNSRSKKKASKNKPKKKKEAEDGDGYETDHQDYCEVCQQGGEIILCDTCPRAYHMVCLDPDMEKAPEGTWSCPHCEKEGIQWEAREDVSDAEEDNGETGEMEEDDHHMEFCRVCKDGGELLCCDSCPSSYHIHCLNPPLPEIPNGEWICPRCTCPPMKGKVQKILTWRWGEPPPPTVVPRPPELASDAPDPPPLKGRAEREFFAKWCNMSYWHCSWVSELQLEMHCQVMFRNYQRKNDMDEPPPIDFGEGEEDKCVKRKSKDPTYVHLEEKYLRFGIKMEWLMIHRILNHSVDRKNNVHYLIKWRELPYDQATWEAEDMDLPEFEPYKQQYWNHRELMMGDDGRPGKKIKVKGRVKRPERPPENPVVDPTIKFERQPDYLDSTGGTLHPYQLEGLNWLRFSWAQGTDTILADEMGLGKTVQTAVFLYSLYKEGHSKGPFLVSAPLSTIINWEREFEMWAPDMYVVTYIGDKDSRAVIRENEFSFEDNAIRGGKRASRMKKDSSIKFHVLLTSYELITIDMAALGSIDWACLVVDEAHRLKNNQSKFFRVLNNYSLQHKLLLTGTPLQNNLEELFHLLNFLTPERFNNLEVFLEEFADIAKEDQIKKLHDMLGPHMLRRLKADVFKHMPSKTELIVRVELSPMQKKYYKFILTKNFEALNTKGGGNQVSLLNVVMDLKKCCNHPYLFPAAAMEAPKLPNGMYDGSALTKSSGKLMLLQKMMRKLKEGGHRVLVFSQMTKMLDLLEDFLENEGYKYERIDGGITGGMRQEAIDRFNAPGAQQFAFLLSTRAGGLGINLATADTVIIYDSDWNPHNDIQAFSRAHRIGQNKKVMIYRFVTKASVEERITQVAKKKMMLTHLVVRPGLGSKTGSMSKQELDDILKFGTEELFKDEGEGENKEEDSSIIHYDDKAIDRLLDRNQDATDDTELQSMNEYLSSFKVAQYVVKDEEEEEEVQREIIKQEESVDPDYWEKLLRHHYEQQQEDLARNLGKGKRIRKQVNYNDGSQEDRADWQDDQSDGQSDYSVASEEGDEDFDERSEANSRRPNRKGLRNDKDKPLPPLLARVGGNIEVLGFNSRQRKAFLNAVMRYGMPPQDAFTTQWLVRDLRGKSEKEFKAYVSLFMRHLCEPGADGAETFADGVPREGLSRQHVLTRIGVMSLIRKKVQEFEHVNGQWSMPWMAELEENKRAAAQPDSPGKTPSTGTPADTQPNTPAAVDDPSKNEEMKDGEKEVKKETETEKNDKDPVKGSDEVIAIPDEEEKSLTSEQEKNGVEAMETEKPSNGDAESAKEKEAEKEGGDEKSPEGKEETKPPAEAKTEGSEVKPGDSEMKEENKEEKTEKMDTTPPDVKKDLKDEKEAPKPEEATKLQNGDGSKEGAASATAVSASSVSEEKKKAKTRFMFNIADGGFTELHSLWQNEERAATVTKKTNEIWHRRHDYWLLAGIIQHGYARWQDIQNDVRFAILNEPFKGEINRGNFLEIKNKFLARRFKLLEQALVIEEQLRRAAYLNMSEDPSHPSMALNTRFSEVECLAESHQHLSKESMSGNKPANAVLHKVLKQLEELLSDMKADVTRLPATIARIPPVAVRLQMSERNILSRLASRAPEAPPQTQQMSQQ comes from the exons ATGTCTGGAAGTGAGGATGACAGAGATGATTATGGAGCCCGAGACGACCGCCTAATAATGCAAG atgatgaggaagaggagatctCGGAGAATGAGACTCCGAAggtgaggaagaagaaaaaagccaaGAAAAGCAAAGAGAGCAAAAGCAGCAAGAGGCGGTCTCGCAGAGAG GAGCTGGCCATCAGCTCCCCAGAGCCCATGGACATAGGCGGGATAGAAGATGGAGGTGAGGGTCCCGGCCAGCGCTCTGACAGTGAGGGCAGCGACTACACTCCTGGCCGCAAGAAGAAGAAACGAGGCGGCTCCagtaaagagaagaaaaggaaCAGTGCAGGGGTCGACCGAAGCTCCTCCAAAAGGAAAGAGCCGGAGCCGGAGGAAGACGATGATGAGGACGATGATGATTGCTCT GAGCCAAAGTCTTCGTCTCAGCTGTTGGATGATTGGGGGATGGAGGACATCGACCACGTCTTCACCGAGGAGGATTACCGATCTCTGACTAACTACAAGGCTTTCAGCCAGTTTGTCAG ACCACTTATTGCAGCCAAAAACCCCAAGATTGCTGTGTCAAAGATGATGATGGTTCTGGGGGCAAAGTGGCGGGAGTTCAGCACCAACAACCCCCTGAGAGGTGCAGCTGCTGCCAACGCGGCGCTGGCTACCGCCAACGTACCTGCTGCTGTGGACACCATGGTAGCAGAGGTCACTCCAGCTGCTCCACCCCCACCGGCCCCCGCAGAGCCACAACAGGCGGCTGCACCTCCACTCCGAAAGGCCAAGACCAAGGAAGGCAAAG GTCCAAATGCCCGCAAGAAATCAAAGCCCGTGCCAAAACCTCAGGAGAAGAAGAATAATACCAAAACCAAGAAAGTGGCTCCTCTAAAAATCAAGCTGGGAGGCTTTAATAGCAAGAGGAAACGCTCATCG AGCGAAGAAGACGAGCCGGATGCCGACAGCGACTACGAAAATGGCAGCCTCAACAGCGTGTCCATCTCAGAGAGTTCCAACAGCCGCAGCAAGAAGAAGGCCTCCAAGAACAAACCCAAGAAGAAGAAAG AAGCAGAAGATGGTGATGGCTATGAGACCGACCACCAGGACTACTGTGAGGTTTGCCAGCAGGGAGGAGAGATCATCCTGTGTGACACCTGCCCCAGAGCGTACCATATGGTGTGCCTGGACCCCGACATGGAGAAGGCGCCTGAGGGCACCTGGAGTTGCCCTCACTGT GAGAAGGAGGGCATCCAGTGGGAAGCCAGAGAGGACGTGTCAGACGCAGAGGAAGACAATGGCGAGACAGGAGAGATGGAGGAGGATGACCACCACATGGAGTTCTGCAGGGTTTGCAAGGATGGAGGAGAGCTGCTGTGCTGCGATTCCTGCCCCTCGTCGTACCACATCCACTGTCTCAACCCCCCACTCCCCGAGATTCCCAACGGAGAGTGGATCTGCCCTCGCTGCACA TGTCCACCCATGAAAGGAAAGGTACAGAAAATCTTGACATGGCGATGGGGAGAGCCCCCGCCCCCCACGGTGGTGCCCCGCCCTCCAGAACTGGCATCTGATGCCCCCGACCCTCCCCCCTTGAAGGGGCGGGCAGAGCGGGAGTTCTTTGCCAAGTGGTGCAACATGTCGTACTGGCACTGCTCCTGGGTCTCTGAGCTGCAG CTTGAGATGCACTGCCAGGTGATGTTCAGGAACTACCAGAGAAAGAACGACATGGATGAACCGCCGCCCATCGACTTTGGGGAAGGAGAGGAAGATAAGTGTGTCAAGAGGAAGAGCAAGGATCCCACATATGTTCACCTGGAGGAGAAGTACCTCCGCTTTGGAATAAAGATGGAGTGGTTGATGATTCACCGCATCCTGAACCACAG TGTGGACAGAAAAAACAACGTCCATTATTTGATCAAGTGGAGGGAGCTGCCGTACGATCAGGCCACCTGGGAGGCCGAGGACATGGATCTACCGGAGTTTGAGCCCTACAAGCAGCAGTACTGGAACCACAG GGAGCTGATGATGGGAGACGACGGGAGACCTGGGAAGAAGATCAAAGTAAAAGGAAGAGTGAAGCGACCGGAGAGGCCTCCTGAAAACCCTGTGGTTGAT CCGACGATCAAGTTCGAACGACAGCCGGATTACCTGGACAGTACCGGCGGGACGCTGCACCCCTACCAGCTGGAGGGCCTGAACTGGCTGCGGTTCTCTTGGGCCCAAGGCACCGACACCATTCTGGCTGATGAAATGGGTCTGGGAAAGACGGTCCAGACCGCGGTCTTCCTCTACTCGCTGTACAAGGAG GGTCACTCCAAGGGTCCCTTCCTGGTCAGCGCCCCTCTGTCCACCATCATCAACTGGGAGAGGGAGTTTGAGATGTGGGCGCCTGACATGTACGTGGTGACCTACATTGGAGACAAGGACAGTCGAGCCGTCATCAGGGAGAACGAGTTTTCTTTTGAGGACAATGCCATCCGAGGAGGCAAGAGGGCGTCTAGGATGAAG AAAGACTCGTCCATCAAGTTCCACGTCCTGCTGACGTCCTACGAGCTGATCACCATCGACATGGCCGCCCTGGGCTCCATTGACTGGGCCTGCCTGGTGGTGGATGAGGCTCACAGGCTAAAAAACAACCAGTCTAAG tttttccggGTCCTGAACAACTACTCTCTGCAGCACAAGCTGCTGCTGACTGGAACCCCTCTGCAGAACAACCTGGAGGAGCTGTTCCACCTGCTCAACTTCCTCACGCCCGAGAGGTTCAA CAACTTGGAGGTCTTCCTGGAAGAGTTTGCTGACATCGCGAAGGAGGACCAGATCAAGAAGCTGCACGACATGCTGGGTCCGCACATGCTCAGAAGGCTGAAGGCTGACGTCTTCAAGCACATGCCTTCTAAGACTGAGCTGATCGTACGAGTGGAGCTCAGCCCCATGCAGAA GAAGTATTACAAATTTATTCTGACGAAAAACTTTGAGGCCCTCAACACCAAAGGAGGAGGCAACCAGGTTTCATTGCTCAATGTCGTCATGGACCTCAAGAAATGCTGCAACCACCCCTACCTCTTTCCTGCAGCTGCTATG gaagctcCCAAACTGCCAAACGGGATGTACGATGGAAGTGCTCTGACAAAGTCCTCTGGGAaactgatgctgctgcagaagatgatgaggaagCTGAAGGAGGGCGGACACAGAGTGCTTGTTTTCTCTCAA ATGACAAAAATGTTGGATCTGCTGGAGGACTTCTTGGAGAACGAAGGGTACAAGTATGAAAGGATAGATGGAGGAATCACAGGAGGGATGAGACAGGAAGCTATAGACCGCTTCAAtg CTCCTGGAGCTCAGCAGTTTGCCTTCCTGCTGTCAACAAGGGCAGGAGGGTTGGGCATCAACCTGGCCACAGCCGACACCGTCATCATCTACGACTCAGACTGGAATCCTCACAATGACATCCAG GCCTTCAGCAGAGCTCATCGAATCGGGCAAAACAAGAAGGTGATGATCTACCGCTTTGTCACCAAGGCTTCAGTGGAGGAGAGAATCACTCAG GTTGCTAAAAAGAAGATGATGCTGACTCACCTGGTGGTCCGACCTGGTCTTGGATCTAAGACGGGCTCCATGTCCAAGCAGGAGCTGGACGATATCCTCAAGTTTGGAACAGAAGAGCTCTTTAAGGATGAGGGTGAAG GTGAGAACAAAGAGGAGGACAGCAGCATCATTCACTACGACGATAAAGCCATCGACCGACTGCTGGACAGGAACCAGGATGCCACAGACGACACAGAGCTGCAGAGCATGAACGAGTACCTGAGCTCCTTCAAGGTGGCTCAGTATGTGGTCaaagacgaggaggaggag gaggaggtgcagcgGGAAATCATCAAGCAGGAGGAGAGCGTGGATCCAGACTACTGGGAGAAGCTGCTGCGGCATCATtatgagcagcagcaggaggatctggCTCGAAACCTTGGCAAAGGCAAACGCATCCGCAAGCAGGTCAACTATAACGATGGATCACAAGAAGATCGAG CTGATTGGCAGGATGACCAGTCTGATGGCCAATCGGATTACTCTGTGGCGTCAGAGGAAGGTGACGAGGACTTTGATGAGCGATCGGAAG CAAACTCCCGCAGGCCGAACAGGAAGGGCCTGAGGAACGACAAAGACAAGCCACTGCCCCCCCTGCTGGCCAGGGTGGGAGGCAACATTGAG GTGTTGGGCTTCAACTCTCGGCAGAGGAAGGCCTTCCTGAACGCTGTGATGCGTTATGGGATGCCCCCTCAAGATGCTTTTACCACCCAGTGGTTGGTCCGAGACCTACGAGGGAAATCCGAGAAAGAATTCAA GGCCTATGTCTCTCTGTTTATGCGCCACCTCTGTGAACCGGGAGCTGACGGAGCTGAGACTTTTGCAGACGGCGTTCCCAGAGAGGGCCTGTCACGCCAGCACGTCCTCACTCGCATTGGAGTTATGTCGCTTATTCgcaagaag GTGCAGGAGTTCGAGCATGTCAACGGGCAGTGGTCGATGCCCTGGATGGCTGAGCTGGAGGAGAACAAGCGGGCCGCAGCTCAACCGGACTCCCCCGGAAAAACTCCGTCCACTGGCACCCCCGCCGATACGCAGCCCAACACCCCCGCTGCAG TAGACGACCCTTCAAAGAACGAAGAGATGAAGGATGGAGAGAAGGAGGTGAAGAAGGAGACAGAGACGGAGAAAAACGACAAAGATCCTGTCAAAGGCAGCGACGAG GTGATCGCCATACCAGACGAGGAGGAGAAGAGTCTCACTTCAGAGCAGGAGAAGAACGGCGTGGAGGCCATGGAGACGGAAAAGCCGAGCAACGGCGACGCCGAGAGTGCCAAAGAGAAGGAGGCCGAGAAGGAAGGCGGAGACGAGAAGAGTCCAGAGGGAAAAGAGGAAACCAAGCCGCCTGCAGAGGCTAAAACggaggggtcagaggtcaaaccTGGGGACTCGGAAATGAAAG aagaaaataaggaagaaaagacagaaaagatggaCACCACTCCACCAGATGTAAAGAAAG ATTTGAAGGATGAGAAAGAAGCTCCAAAGCCAGAAGAGGCCACCAAACTGCAGAACGGAGACGGCAGCAAAGAGGGCGCAGCGTCAGCCACCGCCGTTTCGGCCAGCAGCGTGAGCGAGGAGAAAAAGAAGGCCAAAACTCGCTTTATGTTCAACATCGCAGACGGAGGATTTACAG AGCTCCACTCTTTGTGGCAGAACGAGGAGCGCGCCGCCACGGTTACAAAGAAAACCAATGAGATCTGGCACCGTCGCCATGACTACTGGCTGCTGGCTGGCATAATCCA ACATGGATACGCTCGCTGGCAGGACATCCAGAATGACGTCCGGTTCGCCATCCTCAACGAGCCTTTTAAAGGAGAAATCAACAGAGGAAACTTCCTGGAAATCAAGAACAAGTTCCTCGCCAGAAGATTCAAG ctgctggagcagGCGCTCGTGATCGAGGAGCAGCTGCGCCGAGCGGCCTACCTCAACATGTCTGAGGACCCCTCTCACCCCTCCATGGCCCTCAACACCCGCTTCAGTGAGGTGGAGTGTCTGGCCGAGTCCCACCAGCACCTGAGCAAGGAGTCCATGTCCGGGAACAAACCGGCCAACGCCGTTCTGCACAAAG TGTTGAagcagctggaggagctgcTGAGTGACATGAAGGCAGACGTCACGCGCCTCCCAGCAACCATCGCCCGGATACCCCCTGTTGCTGTGCGACTCCAGATGTCCGAGAGGAATATTCTGAGTCGCCTGGCAAGCAGAGCCCCCGAGGCACCGCCACAGACGCAGCAG ATGTCACAGCAGTAG